Part of the Bacillus sp. THAF10 genome is shown below.
CAATATTACGGAGACATTTAATAGACAGTAAAGGGACGGTTCTGGCGGTTCATTCGAATGAGGAATGAACCAGGAGAACCGTCCCCCTGTTTCTTATGCTAGGCTTTGTCGTGGCAGGCGGTCGATGTGGTCGAGCATGATGCCTGTTCCGATCGCAACGCAGTCCATTGGTTGTTCAGCTACAAGGACTGGTACTTTTAGTTCTTCGGCTAGAAGTTGGTCCATGCCGTGAAGGAGTGCGCCGCCTCCTGTTAGGATAACTCCGCGGTCGATGATGTCAGCGGAAAGCTCTGGCGGTGTGCGTTCTAGGACGCTTTTCGCTGCTTGCACAATAACTTGTACCGATTCACGTAATGCTTCTTCGATTTCTTGGGAAGTGACCTTGATGGTTTGTGGAAGGCCGCTTACCATGTCGCGTCCGCGAATTTCAATGGACTCGTTGCGAGATCCAGGGAAGACAGTTGCGATTTCAATTTTGATGTTTTCCGCTGTTCTTTCGCCGATAAGGAGTTTGTATTTTTTCTTGATGTATTGCAGGATTTCGGCATCGAACTTGTCGCCGGCCATTTTGATGGAGCTAGCTGTCACGATGTCACCCATGGAGAGGACTGCAACGTCAGTGGTACCGCCACCGATGTCAACTACCATGTTGCCGCTTGGTTGGAAGATATCCATGCCAGCGCCAATTGCCGCTACTTTTGGCTCTTCTTCTAGGTATACTTTTTTGCCGCCGCTCTTTTCGGCCGCTTCTCTGATTGCTTTTTGCTCAACGGAAGTGATGTTGGTTGGGCAGCAGATGAGGATGCGTGGCTTGGAGAGGAAGCCTTTTACGTTTAGTTTTTTAATGAAGTGTTTTAGCATGGCTTCTGTTACTTCGAAGTCTGCGATAACGCCGTCTTTTAGTGGACGCATCGCGATGATGTTACCAGGTGTACGCCCTACCATTCTGCGCGCTTCTTCCCCTACTGCTAAAACTTTACCTGTGTTTGTGTCTAGTGCAACAACGGATGGCTCATTTAGTACGATGCCCTTCCCTTTCACGTGAATCAGTACGTTCGCCGTTCCTAGGTCGATTCCAATATCTCTTGCAAACATCTTCTTTTTTTCCTCCTTGACCCTTTTATCCGAATGCTCGTTTGTGTGCGAGCACTATTTATAGTCCTAATTGTATATTCTATCACATTTTACATAATAAAGGGGATAATTACATTAATTTCATGTCAATTTTTATTTGTTTTTGTCGAAAGGTTTTTGTTGTGTAAATTGGGGTGGTCGCGGGGTCTTTTAGTAGCATAAAAATAGCAGAGGAAATCCGGTTCGGATCTCTTCTGCTCAGGAATTTATTTTACTGCTTCTTCTTCTTTTTTGTATTTCATTTTGGTGGCCTCTCCGCCTCTTAGATGCCTGATGGATTTATGGTAATCCAGGATGGTCTTGACTTCATTCGCTAGATCTGGGTTTATTTCTGGCAGTCTTTCTGTCAGGTCTTTATGGACAGTACTTTTGGAAACGCCAAACTCCTTCGCAATCACGCGAACTGTTTTCTTTGTCTCCACGATATACTTTCCAATCTTGATAGTTCTCTCTTTGATGTAATCGTGCACACCACTCGCCCTCCCTAAATTGGATGTTGAGAAGTGTGAAATGAGACCCGCTTATTCCGATGTAACGAAGTGCAAAAGTTTAGAGCTGTATGTGAAATTCAAGTAGGATGGCTGTTGGAGTTCTTCGAGACAATCTACGATCCCTCACCTCAAACACTCTCTTTGTATGTTTGGTTTGTAACAGTTTATTAGCTTGGTTGGCGCTTTATGCTAACAATGTCAATGGGGACAAGGGTTTTATTTGATTTTTTTGAAATTTTAGGGGTGGTTTGAGGCTGGGGGACGTTTCTGGTGGTGCTTTTTTGGGGAATGGGTGGATTTTCGTGGAGGTGCTGGTGGGTTGGTAGAGTATTTCGGTACACGAAGGAAAATGAAGACAAAAAAAATACAGCTACAGGAGCTGCATAAGTTTTTCGCTGTGGTATTTAGACTTGGATAGGTAGCGGCTCTGTTGATGTGTGTTCTCCTCGCTTGCTAACAGGTGGTTGTAGTTGATGTACCAAAACTTATGCCATTCTTTTTTAAGGTATGAAATCATGTCTATTCCTCCCTTTTCTTAAGTTAGGTTTATGATAGCAAGCGAATATTAATTTAACGTAAATTTCAGATTACTTTTTGTGAATTTAAGGTAAAGATGGGCTTGAGTTGGTGATGATTGTGGGGTGACGGGACGGTTCTGGTAGTCGATTTTATTGGGCGAATGAGGCAGGAGAACCGTCCCTCTGGTTCTTATTCAAAGTTGTTTTTGATGAAGGTTGCTTCTTCTTCGGGTGAAAGGATTCCGTAGGCTTTGCCGATGTTGCCGTCTTGGAGATTCCAGAAAAAGTTGTGGTCGTTGTCGATTTGGGAGAAGTCTCCGTTTTTCCATTTTTCTACGATTTTTAGCAATTCTTTTTTGTTGGGGAAATTGCTGTTGGAGACGACCTCATACACTTGGTTGATGGTTTCTTCTGTCATCGGGATGGCTCCCCACTTTTCTTTGGCTTTTACTTTTTGGTGGGTCATGAGGTGCATGGTATGAATGATGGTTTCTTCACTGGTGGTAGCGTCAATTTCTAGGTCATAATCTGCGATGCCGCCGATGTTTGCGGTTTGTTCGGCGATTTCTTGTTGTTTTTCTTGGGGTGTTTGTTGTGAGGTCTGTGATGACTGTTGGAAGATGTCTGTTTGTTTGGTGATGTAGGCTATTGTGAAGACAAGGATACCGATTAGGGCCACACCTGACCAGATGAGTGTTTTGTTCATTTGGTACCTCCTTTTTATGGTGGGGGTTACATTGTGGTCTTAGTTAAATTGTGGCAAATATGTGAGGGGTTAGCAAGGGTTTTCTGTTGGGGGGTGAGGGTTTGTTGGGGGGATTTTGGGGGTTGCGGGGGGTGCTCGACGTCCAGGGGGGGTGCTCGACCTATTTTTGGGTGGGGCTGGTGTTTTTGCGTCGTCCAGCGGGGGTGCTCGACCTATTTTTGGGTGGGGCTGGAGTTTTTGCGTCGTCCAGCGGGGGTGCTCGACCTATTTTTGGGTGGGGCTGGAGTTTTTGCGTCGTCCAGCGGGGGTGCTCAACCTATTCTTGGGTGGGGCTGGAGTTTTTCCGTCGTCCATGCTGGCGAATGTGGCATGAGGATAGGCACCTGCCTCACTTTTATATGATATAATTTCCTCTGTTGAATATTTTTAGGGGGTTTATGAAATGAGGAAATGGATGTCGGTTTTGCTCTTAGGGCTTGTGCTTTTGCTTGGAGCATGTAGTGGGGATAAAACGGAGAAGGTGGCTGTGGAGCCTGAGGAGACTGAGGTTGCAGAGAATGAGGTTGTTGAGGAAGAAGCGGAGGCTGCGGAGGAGGAATCTCCTGAGGAAGAGGCTTCTGAAGAGGTTGAGGAGAGTGAAGCTTCAGAGGAAGATGACGCAGTTGATGTGGAAGCTGCGGAGAATTGGGCAGGTCGCTGGATGCATGAGGCGTATCCGGATGCTTTTGGAGAATTAGTTATTTTTGATGAAACGGATGAGGGATTTAGCTTTAGCCTTCGTATCTTATCGGATCATGTTGCAGAGTTTCCAAAAGGATATGCGGTGAAGGATGGCGAAACTGCAACGCTTGTGGATGATGAGCAAGGCTGTGAGTTGGTTTTACATAGAGAAGGAAGTACTATTCGTACGGAGCAGAAAAGTAATGGTTGCATGTATTATCATGGAGCCGGTATTAGTTTGGAGTCGACGTTTTCTAAAGATGGAATGCTGGTGATGGATAGCAATTTTCCTGAGCTTTTGAAGGAAGGGAAATTGAGTGCGGATAGTTATCCGATGGGCACAGATTACGAGACGATTGTGGCGGAGCTTGGTGAGACAGCTGTGACGCAAAGCTCTGGCGGCGCAATTTTGAAGTATCATTCTCCAATTTTTTATGGAGTGGATTATCAAACAGAGAGTGGTCCAGTTTATGCGTTGGAATCTTGGATGGTAGATTCGCTTTCTATAGAGGAAGTAAAGGCGATCATGGGGGAGCCTGAGTCAGAGGGTATTAGTGATATTGATGGGTCCTACTTTATGTATTACAACATTGAAGATAAATATAAGGTGTTTCTAAAGCTAGATTCTAAGAGCAAAATGCTTCAACATGTAATGATGGCGGAGCTCTAAGTTTTGGATTTGGTGGGGGACGGTTCTGGCGGTTCATGCGTATGTCGAATGAACCAGGAGAACCGTCCCCTTGTTTTTTTTGAAGGTATAGGCGGTTGGAGGTCGAATAGATATAGGTAGAGATGATTGTGGATGGGAGTGTGTGGAAATGGCGTTGGAGGCTAGTTTGAGTTATTCGGAGAGCGGGCCGGATTCGGTGATGTTGCATTTTGTGGTTGAGAATACTGGTGGAAAGTCTGAGATGGTGACGTTTCGGAGTGGCCAGCGATATGATTATATCTTGTATCGTGATGGTGTGAAGGTGGAGCAGTTTTCTGAGGGTAAGATGTTCATTATGATATATGAGGAAATTGCGGTTAGTCCTGGCCAGGAGTTGAGCTTTGATATTCCGTTGAAGGATTTGGAGCCTGGGGAGTATAAGGTGAAAGTGTGGTTGGCGGATAGCGCTTGGCCTGGGGCTAGGGAGACGTTGGAGTTTGAGATTTGAGGTTAGAGGTTTGGTGACGCGCGGTGGTTTGTTGATTAATGTTGGTGGAAGAACGCGCATCTTCTACGCTCCGCGGTTTGTTGGTAATATATCGGTGTAAAAACGCCCCAGGGGGACGGTTCCTGCGGTTCATTCGGATTTCAAATGAGCCAGGAGAACCGTCCCCCTGTTTCTTATGCTGCAAGAGAATCCCGTGTGGTATCCCTTCTCTTTTTTAGTAGGCTGTTAAGCGGTTTTTCGATTAGGTAGTAGGATGCTATTCCTGCTAATAGGGTTAGGGTGGCGGTGAGAAGCATGGTGAGGTGCCAGCCTAGGGTTTGTTGCAGCGTCCATTTTCCGATTAGCACGTGCATGAAGTACATAAGAAAGAGTCCGTGTGTCAGAAAGATGGAAAAGGACGCGTTGCCGAGTTCGCGCAGTGGCTTGGTTATTTTTATGTTTAGGGTTAGGTCTATGGTTGCAAGGCCTGCGACGAGGAAACAGGAGCTTAGCCCGTAAAGGAATGGCCGGATGGTCCAGCGCTCGATGCCGACTAGTTCGTAGGTGTTGTTGATCCAAAGAAACAGGAATGCGGTCATGCCTATAGCTGTTGCCAGTGCGCCAATGGCGGGTTTTGGTGTGTATTTTGTAATGGCAAAAGCGACGAACGCACCAAGCCAGATGGTCAGGTTACTGACGTTGAGTAGTGTGGCGGCTAGGGTGTTCGTTGGGTAGAAATCTATGAAGTAAAAGGTGACGATGCTGGTGAGATACGTGCCGACGATGGCTGCGCCGATGAGCGGCCGTGCGATGAGCAGACTGAACAGGATATAGAAAAAGACGATATGTGTGAGCGACCAGGCGACGGTGAGAATTGGGTCTTCGCTGATGAGCAGCATGGATGTGGTGATGTGCGTCAGAGTGAACGGGTCGCCGAAGTCTGGGAAAAGGAATAGCATGGTGATGGCGCCGAGTGTGACAAGCCAGTAATATGGAAAGATGCGCAAGAAGCGTTTTTGCAGGAAGCCCGCTGCATGGCTTGGGTTGCCGAGCTTATTTTTGTAAAGGTAGGCAATCATGAAGCCGCTGATAACAAAGAACATGTCCACGCCCCCTGTTCTCCCCCACTCCCCCATGCCGAGCAAGTTGACCTCGTACCGTTTGTAGAACAAGCCGGTGAGATGGCCGATGAGGACGAAAAGGATGGCAGCAGCGCGCAGGACTTGAATTAGGTTTAGGTGTTTTTTCATTTGAGTGCTCCTTTTGGGTATGTTGGTTGACGCTTTGGCGTTCTTTATAAAGAACATTTTAGCATGTTTTTTGGGTGATGGATATATTTTTTTGAGTAGAGAGGATCTATCCAGCTTTGAAGGCCTGTGGATGATTTTGTTGTTCCTTAATATGGTAAAATGTGAAATATCAGTCGTCAAAATGAGGGTTTGGTTTTTTTAGAAGGGGTTTTGGGTAATTTTGAGGGTTTTTCTTTATGGGATTGCTGCTTGAACAGGGGCGTTGAGGTATGAATGAAGGTTATTGTGAGTTTTCTGGGAGTTATTGTGAGTTTTCTTGAGGTTATTGTGAGTTTTTGAGGGGTTATTGTGAGTTTTTTTGGGGTTATTGTGACTTTTTCACTTTTATTTAAAGCAGCGGGTCTATTTTGAAACCGTTTTGAATTTATTGCGTCTGTAGTGTAGGTGATTTTTAGGGGGGAGTTTGTTTGGGGTCTAGTGGTCGCGCAGAGGAGCAGGTTCGGGTTTGGTATGAGGAGTATGCTGATCAGATGTTTGGGTTTCTTTTTGTGATGGTTGGGGATCGGCAGTTGGCTAGGGATTTGATGCAAGAGACTTTTTTGAAGGCGTTTCGTTCGTTTGATGATTTTCGTGGGGATGCATCCGCGAAGACGTGGCTGTACCGGATTGCCCGCAATGAGGCGATCAGCTATAAGCGGAAGAAGCGGCCGATCACCTATTTGCTTGAGCATGTGGCGCCGGTGAAGTCGGGCCAGCCTACACCGGAGGAGATAGTGATGCTTGGTGAGGAGACGGCTCAGCTGTATGCTGCGTTGTTTGAGATGAAAAAGGATTATCGCGAGGTTATTATTTTGCGAAAGATAAAAGAGTTTTCGACAAAGGAAACAGCCACTGTGTTGGGATGGAAGGAAAGCAAGGTTAAAACGACGCTATTTCGCGCGATGGATGAGCTGCGAAAGCGGATGACGGAGGAGGAGATGGCACATGAAAAATTCAAACAATCTAACTAAATTTGATACTAGCCTCCAGAAATTTAATAGCATCCATCTTCGTGATCAAGAGCAGCAGGAGTCCTGGCAGGAGATTTCGCGAAAAATTGCGGAGGATAAAAAGCGCTCTTCCACCCCCTTCTTGACCTTTGCCTTGAGTGCGGTGGCGATGATTGGTTTAGCAATCGTCGCGCTTACGACGTTTCAGGGTTATTTTAACAAACAGGCGGAAAATCCAAAGGTGGTTGTGGAGGAAGACCATGAGGAGGAGAAAGTTCAGGAGAATGACGCTTTCTTATTAGAGGATCCGACAAAGGAAAATATCGAGGCGATGCTCTTGGAGCGTGAGGTAGCGCGTTTTGAGTGGGCCCATGGAGAAGAGAGTGTCGCTTTTGTCGACGAAGTAGAGAATTCAGGTCCAGTAATGATTTGGCATGTAGGTGAAAAGAGTGCAAAGGTTGTGCCGGGGCTAGCGGAGAATATTGGTACGTCTTTTATCTGGTCACCAGATGACAGCAAGGTGCTCGTGCGGAGTGGAACCTCCATTGTCAGCAGTGGTGTTGTGGTGGATGCGGCGAGTGTGGAGAACATCGGGGCGCTAACGTTTGTGATGGGACCTGTGTGGTCACCAGATTCAGAGTTCATCGCGTTTGGTCAGATGGATTCCGAGGTAACGCCGGTGGTTGCGACAGAAATTGATGGTGTCGGGCTTTCGGTTTACCATGTGAAGTCTGGAGGAGTCATCTCTCTGATCCCAGCTGACGAGGAGAATTACTATATTCCAAGCGTTTGGGAGGAAGAACTAAATTACTTTGACATTAGTTTTGAAACCTCTGAGCGTGTTGAGAAAGCTATGGATGTTAGCTTTTTGTATGGAGAGAGTTCTGGCGAGGATGTTGGGGCGCCGCTTAATACGTACCATGTTTTCGCACCATTTGATATTGGACCTGTTCATAATTGGGAGGAGGATATGGAGTTTTTCGCAGTGGAGTCGACCAATTATGTGGTGGGCATGGGAACGGTTGCCGCTGCAGCGACCGTCTTCCGTTTGTATGAAGTGAATGATGCGAAAGATGAGGTGCGGTTGATTCGCATGAGTGGTCCTGAACCAGAGGCATTTATGTCCTTGTTAGAAAAAGAAAACTGGGTAGACGAGGTTGCCACTCAGCTTTTGGAAACAGGTGTGGAGAAAGATGAGCTGTTCTTTGCCTACGATGCCTCGGTCGCAGAGGAACTTGTCAATGTCAACGGCGAAGCAATGTGGCTCTACCCTGTCCAGGTCGGCAAAGACACCTTTTACTTCAAACGGGGCGAAGGGCTTTGGGCAAAACATTTCGCAAACGATAGAGTGATGAATCTTTATATGGAAGAACAGTTTGTTTATCGGAATTATCTTCCTTGATGGGTGGACCAGGGGGATGGGTATGTCGGCTTGGAAGCAGCGGGACCGGTCGGGGTTCCTCCCCCCTACTCTTCTTAATGTGTGAGAATAGCAGTTTGCTTGGCTTGTCAGAGCCGGGCTTTTTTGTGGGGTTGTGGGAAAATAGTTCTACGGAATGATGTACACGTTCAATTTTTTGCTAGAATAGTAATAAAAAGGAGTGATACGTATGCAAAAGAAATATTTAATATTTTTTGTTTTTGTTTTGTTGATAGGTTGTCAGGCAAGTCAAACATTTTCAACATACGAACAAGCTTTAGAGTTTGGTTTAGACGAAGAAGGAATCACAGAAGATGAAATTATTGATGAAATTAAATTAAAAAATGAAGAATTTATAATTTATGTTGTGCCGAATCCCGAGGGTGATGCAATAAGAATTGCTAATATTTTTCAAAATAATGGTAATTACATTTGGAAACCCGTAAGTTCTAAAATTAGCTTGGTAATCAGAAATTCAAAACCTTTAGAAACACTTTCTGTAGAAGGAGAAATTCAATCAATATCAGGTAAGGATTTTATCGTTAATCTTGGTACTTTTAAAGATAAAGGAGAAGTTATTAAAAATGAAGATGGCGAGGAGATTAATCCTGAATTTGATGAAAAGAGAAAGCTTTATTACCTTATTAAAGAAAATTTATAATAAGCAAAAAACCTTAATTATTACTCATTCTTTTTTAGATTAGTATGTACTATAAAGTTTGGTGACTTCTGACTGTTCAACTTTCTACTTCTAAACATGTTACAAAATGTGCTGGTGAGTGCAATCTTCCCTTCCATCTATTTGCTTCATTTACTCTGTATCACCTTTGTTATGCAAACTCATCCAATGATACTTAGCCTTATATGAAGTTCGTGTTACTCAGACCAAAAGTTTGCTGCTCGCTTCCTGCAGATTCCACTTCACAGTGGACACCCTTTTTTAAGCGCACCTCGGTTAGACGATGAAATGTGGTGTGTTTTTTGTTGTGTCGCAATAATCTTGAAAAGTGTTGCAATAACTTGAAAAAGTGTCACAATAACTTGAAAAAGTGTCACAATAACCTGGAAAAGTGTCACAATAACCTGGAAAAGTGTCACAATAACCCTGAAAAGTGTCACAATAACCCTGAAAAGTGTTGCAATAACTTGAAAAAGTGTCGCAATCCTACCTCAACAGCCTCCTCCTCCCCCTCAAATCGAGGGTTTTTTAGGTGACCTGACTTATTTTTAGTAGCTCCATTCCATTTCAAACCACTAATCTACTAATTTTGCACACTCAAACACACTTTTTCTAAGAATTTAACGAGCTAGATCCCCCTTTTGTATTCCCAAGAACGTTCCCCCTAAATATTTTTAAATCTTTTTTAAATTTCCGTCGTCTTAGTAGGTGAGGTGAATAAAATGCCGGAAGATTATGAGTTGGTTGAGGAGATTGCGCGTGGGAGTCAGGCCGCAATGGAGGTGTTGACTCGGCGTTATTATAAAGAGATTTTCGGGTTTGTGTATCGGAAGGTTGGAAACCGGGAGACGGCGTATGACCTGACGCAGGAGATTTTTATTAAGATGGTGCAGCGTGTTGGCAGTTTGACGAATAAGGCTGCTTTTAAATCTTGGCTGTATCAGATTGCGGTCAATCATTGTCGCGATTATTGGAAAAGTGCCTCCTATCAAAAAGAAAGCAAGCAGGTCGAAATGAATGACATGCTGAAAAGTGATGCAACTAACGAGGTCCCTTACATATTTGAGCGGAAGGAAACGCGCGAGCAGGTGAAGCGAGCGTTGCAAGCGTTGCCGGATATTCAGCGAGAAGCTGTTATTTTAAAATACTTTCATCATTTAAAAATACAGGAAATTTCGGAGATGACAAAGGCGAATGTGTCGACGGTGAAATCAAGGCTAAAGCAAGGGTTAACGAAGCTTGCCACCATAATGAAGGAGGGTGAAGCGTATGAAGAGAAAAAACGAGCTAGAAAATAAGCAAATTGATTTAGATCAGGATGAAGAGCTGTTTGAGCTGGAGCAAGAGGTGTTTTTCCGCTTACAGGAATACGATGTGGAGTTTCCGAGTGAGGAAGAAATGATGCGGACCATTGACGCGATTCGACCACATGTTCCGAAAAAGAAGCATTTTTTCGAGCCGATTGTAAACTTGGTGAAGCATTCCACGCAGGAGATTTTTCGAATTAGCCCGTTGTTCTGGGGTGCAAACGGTGCATTTATGGTTGTAAGCTTGCTTTTCTTTTTTATGGCTGAGAGGCTAGATCCGTATTTTACAATAATGTTACTCGCTCCGATTCCGACAATTGTTGGGGTGCTAGAGATGATGAAGAGCAAGAGTAGTGGAATGATGGAGCTCGAGCTGTCCTTGAAGTATAGCTGGCAAGAGCTGATACTGGCACGAATGCTGGTAGTTGGTGGATTCAATGTTGGGATCAACTTGGTGTTCATGCTTGGAATCTCGCTGATGATGCCACAAGTTTGGCTTGGCAAGCTGCTACTATTTTGGTTAACGCCGTTTACCGTTTTAATGGCTGTTTCGCTCGTGATTGTTTCGCGTTTTAGGAAGCTGCATGTGGTGACGGCAACGCTGGTTTGTTGGATTGGACTGAGCACAGTGATACAGGAAACGGAACTGCATCAATTGATGGTGGAAATTCCGCCGGTGGTGTATGTAGCGGTGATTGCGGTCGCCTCTGTCTTCATTATTTTTAACATGACGCGCATTTATAAAAGGGGGATTTCGTATGAATTTAACCATTAAAAATTTGAGCAAGAGTTTTGGGGAGAAAAAGGTGCTGGATGATGTGAGCATTGAGTTTTCATCTGGGGTGTATGGCATTCTTGGGGCGAATGGATCCGGGAAAACGACGTTGATGCGGATTTTGGCTAGTGTGATGAAGCCGAGCGCTGGCACGGTGTATTTTAATCAGGAGGATATTGGCGTGATGGATGGCCGCTATCGTGATGTGATTGGCTATTTGCCGCAGCATGTCGGGTTTTATAAAAACTTTACCGCGGAAAAATTTCTATTATATATCGCAGCGTTAAAGGGTTTACCAAAGGCTGCCGCTAAGACGAAGGTTGCGGAGGTGCTGGAGCTTGTCGGACTTTCCGCTGAGCGC
Proteins encoded:
- a CDS encoding RNA polymerase sigma factor; this encodes MPEDYELVEEIARGSQAAMEVLTRRYYKEIFGFVYRKVGNRETAYDLTQEIFIKMVQRVGSLTNKAAFKSWLYQIAVNHCRDYWKSASYQKESKQVEMNDMLKSDATNEVPYIFERKETREQVKRALQALPDIQREAVILKYFHHLKIQEISEMTKANVSTVKSRLKQGLTKLATIMKEGEAYEEKKRARK
- a CDS encoding acyltransferase, with product MKKHLNLIQVLRAAAILFVLIGHLTGLFYKRYEVNLLGMGEWGRTGGVDMFFVISGFMIAYLYKNKLGNPSHAAGFLQKRFLRIFPYYWLVTLGAITMLFLFPDFGDPFTLTHITTSMLLISEDPILTVAWSLTHIVFFYILFSLLIARPLIGAAIVGTYLTSIVTFYFIDFYPTNTLAATLLNVSNLTIWLGAFVAFAITKYTPKPAIGALATAIGMTAFLFLWINNTYELVGIERWTIRPFLYGLSSCFLVAGLATIDLTLNIKITKPLRELGNASFSIFLTHGLFLMYFMHVLIGKWTLQQTLGWHLTMLLTATLTLLAGIASYYLIEKPLNSLLKKRRDTTRDSLAA
- the spoIIID gene encoding sporulation transcriptional regulator SpoIIID, which encodes MHDYIKERTIKIGKYIVETKKTVRVIAKEFGVSKSTVHKDLTERLPEINPDLANEVKTILDYHKSIRHLRGGEATKMKYKKEEEAVK
- a CDS encoding BsuPI-related putative proteinase inhibitor → MALEASLSYSESGPDSVMLHFVVENTGGKSEMVTFRSGQRYDYILYRDGVKVEQFSEGKMFIMIYEEIAVSPGQELSFDIPLKDLEPGEYKVKVWLADSAWPGARETLEFEI
- a CDS encoding rod shape-determining protein; protein product: MFARDIGIDLGTANVLIHVKGKGIVLNEPSVVALDTNTGKVLAVGEEARRMVGRTPGNIIAMRPLKDGVIADFEVTEAMLKHFIKKLNVKGFLSKPRILICCPTNITSVEQKAIREAAEKSGGKKVYLEEEPKVAAIGAGMDIFQPSGNMVVDIGGGTTDVAVLSMGDIVTASSIKMAGDKFDAEILQYIKKKYKLLIGERTAENIKIEIATVFPGSRNESIEIRGRDMVSGLPQTIKVTSQEIEEALRESVQVIVQAAKSVLERTPPELSADIIDRGVILTGGGALLHGMDQLLAEELKVPVLVAEQPMDCVAIGTGIMLDHIDRLPRQSLA
- a CDS encoding RNA polymerase sigma factor produces the protein MGSSGRAEEQVRVWYEEYADQMFGFLFVMVGDRQLARDLMQETFLKAFRSFDDFRGDASAKTWLYRIARNEAISYKRKKRPITYLLEHVAPVKSGQPTPEEIVMLGEETAQLYAALFEMKKDYREVIILRKIKEFSTKETATVLGWKESKVKTTLFRAMDELRKRMTEEEMAHEKFKQSN
- a CDS encoding DUF6241 domain-containing protein; translation: MNKTLIWSGVALIGILVFTIAYITKQTDIFQQSSQTSQQTPQEKQQEIAEQTANIGGIADYDLEIDATTSEETIIHTMHLMTHQKVKAKEKWGAIPMTEETINQVYEVVSNSNFPNKKELLKIVEKWKNGDFSQIDNDHNFFWNLQDGNIGKAYGILSPEEEATFIKNNFE